A single window of Myxocyprinus asiaticus isolate MX2 ecotype Aquarium Trade chromosome 48, UBuf_Myxa_2, whole genome shotgun sequence DNA harbors:
- the LOC127437822 gene encoding G1/S-specific cyclin-D2-like isoform X2, which translates to MELLCLEMDTIVRARPDPNLLYDDRVLQSLLTIEERFLPHCSYFKCVQKDIQPFMRRMVATWMLEDWELVVLGKLKWNLAAVTPNDFIEHIMRKLPLPEDKLDLIRKHVQTFIALCATDFNFAMYPPSMIATGSVAAAICGLQLNSTNRSLWGENLTELLAKITNTEVDVLKACQEQIERVLMNNLREGRRQQQKQQQQEQGGPRRKALDDQDQSSTPTDVQDINL; encoded by the exons ATGGAACTGCTTTGTCTCGAGATGGACACCATTGTAAGAGCCCGTCCTGACCCGAATCTTCTATATGATGACAGGGTACTGCAGAGCTTGTTGACCATCGAAGAGAGATTTCTTCCCCACTGTTCATATTTTAAATGCGTTCAGAAAGACATTCAGCCCTTTATGCGGAGGATGGTGGCAACTTGGATGTTGGAG GACTGGGAACTGGTTGTCCTAGGAAAATTGAAGTGGAACCTGGCTGCTGTCACTCCCAATGACTTTATTGAGCACATAATGAGGAAACTTCCTCTGCCTGAGGATAAGCTGGACCTGATCCGTAAACATGTGCAGACTTTCATTGCACTGTGTGCAACAG ATTTCAACTTTGCCATGTACCCTCCATCCATGATTGCAACGGGCAGCGTGGCAGCAGCTATCTGTGGCCTTCAGCTCAACAGCACTAACCGCTCGCTGTGGGGAGAAAATCTTACAGAGTTGCTTGCAAAGATCACAAACACAGAAGTT GATGTGCTAAAGGCATGCCAGGAGCAGATTGAAAGAGTGCTGATGAATAACTTGAGGGAAGGCCGCAGACAgcagcagaaacagcagcagcaggaACAGGGTGGACCCCGCAGAAAAGCACTTGATGACCAGGACCAGTCCAGCACCCCCACCGATGTACAAGACATCAATTTGTGA
- the LOC127437822 gene encoding G1/S-specific cyclin-D2-like isoform X1, which produces MELLCLEMDTIVRARPDPNLLYDDRVLQSLLTIEERFLPHCSYFKCVQKDIQPFMRRMVATWMLEVCEEQKCEEEVFPLAMNYLDRFLAVVPTRKCNLQLLGAVCMFLASKLKETRPLTAEKLCIYTDNSIRPQELLDWELVVLGKLKWNLAAVTPNDFIEHIMRKLPLPEDKLDLIRKHVQTFIALCATDFNFAMYPPSMIATGSVAAAICGLQLNSTNRSLWGENLTELLAKITNTEVDVLKACQEQIERVLMNNLREGRRQQQKQQQQEQGGPRRKALDDQDQSSTPTDVQDINL; this is translated from the exons ATGGAACTGCTTTGTCTCGAGATGGACACCATTGTAAGAGCCCGTCCTGACCCGAATCTTCTATATGATGACAGGGTACTGCAGAGCTTGTTGACCATCGAAGAGAGATTTCTTCCCCACTGTTCATATTTTAAATGCGTTCAGAAAGACATTCAGCCCTTTATGCGGAGGATGGTGGCAACTTGGATGTTGGAG GTCTGCGAGGAACAGAAATGCGAGGAAGAAGTTTTTCCACTGGCTATGAACTACTTGGACCGATTTTTAGCGGTGGTACCAACAAGAAAATGTAACTTGCAGTTGCTCGGCGCAGTGTGCATGTTTCTTGCTTCTAAATTGAAAGAGACGCGTCCATTAACTGCAGAGAAGCTGTGCATCTACACTGATAACTCAATCAGACCGCAGGAACTGCTG GACTGGGAACTGGTTGTCCTAGGAAAATTGAAGTGGAACCTGGCTGCTGTCACTCCCAATGACTTTATTGAGCACATAATGAGGAAACTTCCTCTGCCTGAGGATAAGCTGGACCTGATCCGTAAACATGTGCAGACTTTCATTGCACTGTGTGCAACAG ATTTCAACTTTGCCATGTACCCTCCATCCATGATTGCAACGGGCAGCGTGGCAGCAGCTATCTGTGGCCTTCAGCTCAACAGCACTAACCGCTCGCTGTGGGGAGAAAATCTTACAGAGTTGCTTGCAAAGATCACAAACACAGAAGTT GATGTGCTAAAGGCATGCCAGGAGCAGATTGAAAGAGTGCTGATGAATAACTTGAGGGAAGGCCGCAGACAgcagcagaaacagcagcagcaggaACAGGGTGGACCCCGCAGAAAAGCACTTGATGACCAGGACCAGTCCAGCACCCCCACCGATGTACAAGACATCAATTTGTGA